TGTCTTTGTGACCTGACTTGTTCTGCAGTTAAGAGTGGCTAAGAGTGGCTCTTGGGAGAACAGCACCTGTTTGTAAGCTTCCTTACAGAATAATCTACTGCCCCAAGATATGCCAAAGAAAGATTCTAAGATGAGATCCTAATGATACCGTAGAACACGTATCTCTTCATGCTGTTTCTGCTCTAAAGGCAGGTTTGCCTGCACTGCAACTTCAAAGGGATCTCCTTTATGATGCAGCAGAACAAGGTTTGCCTGCGTCTCAAAATAGACAAAATGCCTTTGCCATCCGTGCTTGTCAGGCTGGTAGAAGAGCTTTTCAGTATTCAGCTGCTCCGCAAGCCTAATGAACTCTTTCATTCCGTTGATTTGCAGAATAGGCATAGCCCTCTTTGGGCGTGCATCATTTATATAGTTTCTTGTTTTAGGCAGCGTTCAAAATTTGGGTTGCCGCCTGCTTGTGAGCAACCTACCTAGAGTAGGCGCATCGACAAGGGAGTTGCCCCAGCCAAAACGCCATCGGGCGTTTTGGTGTGCCAAAAGAGCGTAGCTCTTTTTAGCACCTTCGGGACATGTCGATATACACAGATATGCAGAGATTGCGAACTTGGCGGCAACCGCTGAATGAGATTTTGAACACAGCTTGTTTTAGAGCCGAGATCATGATTACGAATTTCAAAATGAACCTCAGATTGCCTATAAGCACAAAATTTTCAGGTTGCAAAGCCCAGGGTATCAGCTTTTATCCTGATTTCCAAAAAGTTTATATACTAACCACAAGTAGTTCACAGTAAATCCTAATACCGAGGTGAAAAAATGGTGCAAGGGAGATGTATGAAATGCAAGAAGCAGGTTGATATCAAGAACGGTAAGGAGACGACCATGAAGAATGGGATGAAGGCAGTAAAGGGAGAGTGCCCATCTTGCGGCACAAAGGTTTTCAGGATTCTTGGAAAGGCTTAGGCCTTTTATGATTGACTGCCATTGCCACCTTGA
This is a stretch of genomic DNA from Candidatus Nanoarchaeia archaeon. It encodes these proteins:
- a CDS encoding DUF5679 domain-containing protein, yielding MVQGRCMKCKKQVDIKNGKETTMKNGMKAVKGECPSCGTKVFRILGKA